Proteins from a genomic interval of Sparus aurata chromosome 21, fSpaAur1.1, whole genome shotgun sequence:
- the LOC115572841 gene encoding uncharacterized protein LOC115572841 yields MDPFWRSGWRLAVKTETILRLAEGIDLDRILAAVKERWFYTFGSGTKLFVTASDEQVVKPVVSVYPAASRAHLEGRSSLLCVASAMFPPLVRFSWERRRQDQEQWVPAEGEQLELRESGRTAAILLVDRNANFTYKYRCSVQHEGGTVEAQTEQEVPAAAAASCPPEREPADLPALQQADLSFQSQCRVKLLCVLYTVLIVKSLVYCCGLSLLRIL; encoded by the exons ATGGATCCCTTCTGGAGGTCAGGCTGGAGGCTGGCAGtgaagactgaaaccatcctgAGACTGGCTGAAGGTATAGATCTGGACAGGATTCTAGCAGCTGTGAAAGAAA GATGGTTTTACACCTTTGGCTCTGGAACTAAACTGTTTGTAACAG cTTCAGATGAGCAGGTAGTGAAGCCCGTGGTGAGCGTGTacccagcagcatccagagcccacctggaggggaggagctccctgctgtgtgtggcctcagccatgtttcctcctctggtccGCTTCTCCTGGGAAAGACGAAGGCAGGATCAGGAGCAGTGGGTCCCTgctgagggagagcagctggagctcagagagTCGGGACGCACCGCCGCCATCTTGCTGGTTGACAGGAACGCTAACTTCACGTATAAATACCGCTGCTCCGTCCAGCACGAGGGGGGCACAGTGGAGGCCCAAACAGAACAAG aggttccagcagctgcagcagcctcctgtcctccagagagagagccagCAGACCTGCCAGCTCTGCAGCAAGCTGACT tgtccttCCAGTCTCAGTGCagggtgaagctgctctgtgtgctctacacagtgctgatagtgaagagtctggtgtactgctgtggactctctctgctgaggatcCTCTGA
- the LOC115572133 gene encoding uncharacterized protein LOC115572133: MSKVQTLRAFVEQRLTAAAEEILELFGRTVAEFEEELCRQRKTLEEVLKPEVVFHRADMTDVVALITTVLPNCQVQSLLDTLESIGVSSLEDLGFVEPDDLEGVLKKVESRKLLARAKALFSPAGHDSPLSSPAGFSSSQATPRLQPVKAFACSPALSGNSGAGFEDRTLPNSPESSQSAPRISTSTSADIKVTNLTASSSNSDVLPSALDPDWHFNFCIPWNSMPSHIKETLEKQERPSTRDRREVVRMVTAEVLAVCKYPQKKHLREIARKMVLAYPKSFKDVIEGQVVGSGYDSLTRWLQCRVDNCKRAQLMILPNSSGRRKKRQKNVNRCVDPDLLPGNLEVEQQNKEELQRMFEEDDEDENKIKTLMTETFASQRRDVLSGNHTQTLKEEWPFLFHTAGLKTHFRQLTGVHINEEFKETMSRKSKQILQYLKKRDRSSAAKLLRDVQSAGTSEELYHAVRMLSLHFKEDESKIFVQVEEACVSAEVRRDDLPPNPCIVVCGDVPLTTGEFMVAVDQMVVMERISTFTDAMASMFMMYYVMNIDYPAEVCATLEFLQRCIFRINSDTAGNQEKRKRFAVNPKVLTLISKLSEND, encoded by the exons ATGTCTAAAGTCCAAACTCTGAGAGCTTTTGTGGAGCAGCGGCTGACTGCGGCCGCTGAAGAGATTCTGGAGCTGTTCGGAAGAACTGTGGCAGAGTtcgaggaggaactgtgtcggcAGCGGAAAACACTGGAGGAAGTTCTGAAGCCTGAGGTCGTGTTCCACAGAGCAG ACATGACTGACGTGGTGGCATTGATCACAACTGTGCTGCCAAACTGCCAAGTGCAATCTTTACTGGATACACTTGAAAGCATCGGTGTGAGCTCGTTAGAAGATCTGGGGTTTGTGGAGCCGGACGACCTCGAAGGGGTCTTGAAGAAAGTGGAATCGAGGAAGCTTCTCGCTCGAGCCAAAG CTCTGTTCAGCCCTGCAGGACACGACTCTCCTCTCAGCTCTCCTGCAGGCTTTTCTTCATCACAGGCCACGCCGCGACTTCAGCCTGTCAAAG CCTTTGCTTGCTCTCCGGCGCTGTCGGGGAACTCAGGGGCAGGATTTGAGGACAGGACGCTCCCAAACTCTCCTGAGAGCTCACAGTCAGCTCCGAGGATCAGCACCTCCACGAGTGCAG ATATAAAAGTCACCAACTTGACGGCGTCATCCAGTAACAGCGATGTGCTCCCATCAGCGCTCGACCCTGACTGGCACTTTAACTTCTGCATACCTTGGAATTCGATGCCATCACACATTAAAGAAACTCTGGAGAAGCAAGAGCGTCCGTCTAccagagacagaagagaggtgGTCAGGATGGTCACTGCAGAAGTCTTGGCAGTGTGCAAATACCCACAGAAGAAACACTTGAGGGAAATTGCTCGCAAGATGGTGTTGGCTTATCCCAAATCATTCAAGGACGTCATTGAGGGTCAAGTCGTGGGCAGCGGCTATGATTCCCTAACAAGATGGCTGCAGTGTAGAGTGGACAACTGCAAACGAGCACAGCTTATGATTTTGCCAAACAGCTCTGGACGGAGAAAAAAGCGGCAGAAGAACGTTAACAGATGTGTCGACCCTGATCTGCTTCCTGGAAACCTGGAAGTagaacaacagaacaaagaGGAACTGCAGAGAATGTTTGAGGAGGACGACGAGGACGAGAACAAAATAAAGACGCTGATGACGGAAACATTCGCTTCCCAAAGAAGAGACGTACTCAGTGGAAATCACACACAGACGCTGAAAGAAGAGTGGCCTTTCCTCTTCCACACCGCCGGATTAAAGACTCATTTCAGGCAGCTGACTGGTGTCCACATAAATGAAGAGTTTAAAGAAACCATGAGCAGGAAGTCCAAACAGATTCTGCAGTACCTGAAGAAACGGGACAGAAGCAGCGCAGCGAAGCTCCTCCGTGATGTCCAGTCTGCAGGTACGAGTGAGGAGTTGTATCACGCTGTGCGGATGCTGTCGCTGCACTTCAAGGAAGACGAAAGCAAGATTTTCGTCCAAGTTGAAGAAGCCTGCGTGTCAGCTGAAGTCCGACGAGACGATCTACCCCCAAACCCGTGCATAGTGGTGTGTG GAGACGTCCCGCTGACGACGGGAGAGTTCATGGTGGCGGTGGATCAAATGGTCGTGATGGAAAGAATCTCCACGTTCACGGATGCGATGGCCTCCATGTTCATGATGTACTACGTCATGAATATTGATTACCCCGCTGAGGTTTGCGCCACCCTGGAGTTCCTTCAGAG ATGTATTTTCAGGATCAACTCTGACACAGCGGGAAACCAGGAGAAAAGAAAACGGTTTGCTGTCAACCCGAAAGTCCTCACACTCATATCCAAACTGTCAGAGAACGACTGA